Proteins encoded in a region of the Botrytis cinerea B05.10 chromosome 11, complete sequence genome:
- the Bcbcs1 gene encoding Bcbcs1: protein MPDPSTTSLTTLDALFNNPVFAGGIGLAGLGASAAIGRRFMILGASTIKRRLLVNLEISKEDPSYQWILAWLCLPRPPGGFIASRITRVHDYSMRTTGEQLEGGPSSATFLAQPGYGRHVVQHKNAFILVQREKQSSHNMNTGVPHETITLRTLYAHRHVFADIFAEAHELAATQREGKTVVYKSSGMEWRQFGDARRKRPLSSVILDEGVKERILDDVTDFLGRQQWYVDRGIPYRRGYLLYGPPGSGKTSFIQALAGELNFGVAMINLSERGMTDDKLAHFLTKLPPRTLVLLEDADAAFVNRKQVDSEGYSGATVTFSGLLNALDGVAAGEERIAFLTTNHIDRLDAALIRPGRVDMIERIGEATRHQAAEMWDRFYGDIDKDGNGKMRFLTKLESLGLVANEEGKTVEPELHTSMAAIQGLFVFNKDSMEGAIDMVEGLIPRIYEPHTLENGIKVAA, encoded by the coding sequence ATGCCTGACCCGTCAACAACATCACTGACCACTCTCGATGCACTCTTCAACAATCCCGTATTTGCCGGAGGCATCGGTCTTGCAGGTCTTGGGGCTTCTGCCGCCATCGGACGACGTTTCATGATACTGGGAGCTTCAACCATCAAAAGACGTCTTTTGGTGAATCTCGAAATCAGTAAGGAGGATCCATCATATCAATGGATCTTAGCATGGCTATGTCTTCCTCGGCCGCCAGGAGGATTCATTGCATCCAGAATTACCCGTGTTCATGACTATTCTATGCGGACGACGGGCGAACAATTAGAGGGCGGTCCATCATCTGCGACATTTCTTGCGCAGCCGGGATATGGTAGGCACGTTGTCCAGCATAAGAATGCTTTTATTCTAGTGCAGCGGGAGAAGCAAAGTAGTCATAACATGAATACTGGTGTACCGCACGAGACAATTACTCTGCGAACATTATACGCTCATCGACATGTCTTTGCAGATATCTTTGCAGAAGCACATGAACTGGCTGCGACACAGCGGGAAGGAAAAACAGTTGTTTACAAGAGTtctggaatggaatggaggCAATTCGGGGATGCGCGACGAAAAAGACCATTAAGTTCTGTAATACTAGACGAGGGAGTTAAGGAACGAATCCTGGATGATGTGACAGATTTTCTAGGTCGGCAACAATGGTATGTGGATAGAGGAATACCTTATCGCAGAGGTTATCTTCTATATGGTCCGCCTGGTAGTGGTAAAACCTCTTTTATACAGGCCTTGGCTGGAGAACTTAACTTTGGAGTCGCAATGATAAATCTGAGCGAGCGAGGAATGACAGATGACAAACTGGCACATTTCCTCACAAAGTTGCCTCCGAGAACCCTAGTGCTGCttgaagatgcagatgctGCGTTTGTAAATAGGAAACAGGTTGACTCCGAAGGATACTCGGGCGCAACAGTAACATTTTCGGGATTGTTGAATGCACTGGACGGAGTGGCAGCtggggaagaaagaattgcTTTCCTCACTACAAATCACATTGACAGACTTGACGCTGCGCTGATACGTCCCGGACGAGTTGATATGATAGAGAGAATTGGTGAAGCTACGAGACACCAAGCTGCGGAGATGTGGGACAGATTCTACGGCGACATTGACaaggatggaaatgggaaaatgCGATTTTTGACGAAGCTAGAAAGTCTTGGGCTTGTTGCTAATGAAGAAGGTAAGACTGTTGAGCCAGAGCTCCATACAAGTATGGCTGCTATACAAGGACTCTTTGTGTTCAACAAGGACAGCATGGAAGGAGCCATTGATATGGTTGAAGGGTTAATACCGAGAATATATGAACCTCACACTCTCGAAAATGGTATCAAGGTAGCAGCTTGA